AATTATAGATGCAtatgtcgattgagtcttaacttaaTTGATATAAGTATTATTGTTAATGCAAGAGGACATGAACTCAATTGTGCTAAACtacattattctcttatttataaGTTGAAGAGGACAttaaataattctaaatattatataaaatatatatattatgctgCGAAAATAAAACATTCACATCATAAGTAATTCATAATAAAAAGACATTGTTGGTAATATCTCAAAAcatatgataaaataaaactATAATGTCATTAAGTAAATTCCTTTAATGCGAAAATACTAAAATTATAATTagagaaaattttaataatattatacccAAAGGTGAGTTACTATATGTTAATCTATTAGATAAAACATCAAATCGTGAAATGCACAGCCCCGTGTCATTTTATAATCTAAATCTATTAGAGATTTTATATAGTTTAACGTATAAAATAATTCTCtccaaatattaatttaaaaagaaaaattgataaaACAATTAATTAACGCATACCGCATCTACTTATAGTGCTTTATTATTGTACATGATGATCACAgaatatttataccaaaattaaaatcaccatttcaaatcaaaataataaaaattcataagATTCACTAACACATTATACACAAATAACCGTGAGATGCATGGGTAAGAAAGTAGTCTTGTACGAATATAATTGATTTGCTCTTTAGGAGAGTCCTTTAATGTGCTCAAAGCCAAGCCTTCGTTACTTATCTGGGTAACTTatggaatgaaaaagaaaaaaaaaaaaaactttatacaCTATACATAAGGGAGAATTTTTAAAACTATTATGACATTCCTGCTTACATGAAAGCAAATATGCAAAACCAATGAAAatgagaataataataaaaaaacacaCCAGAGAAATGTTAGGGGAGATTAAGATATATCATACATAATCTCCAGCTtataggaaatatatatatatatatatggtacatgcaaaaaagagagagaagaaTGAATATGGTATGCTTTCCTGTTTCTAATAGTAGTAATATTATTTCATACACCAGATGCTTGGCTGCACAAAATAATGGAGAAATCAATATTTTGGAGAGAACAAATCCACCCTTGATGATGATATCTCAGTTTGTTTCATTCATGGAGTACAGTAGCATGCCTTGTCAATGAAGACAAACTATTGTGCCCCAAGCCAAGTATAACCGAGGAAGAAAACCTCACGTTCAATGCGCTTCAGTTTGACATTGCTCCTTCATCCGAGTAAATTTAGTACTTTCACTTCCATAAactagcatcaaagaaatttttacttatatatttttttaccaGGGTAGTGGCATTGCAAGGATCCTCCATGCTTCCAGTAGCATCTACTTATCAGTTTCCCATACACAATCTGCTTGGCTCATCCTTAGATCCGAAAGAAGACCAAAAAAGTGTGTCAGCTGAGCAAATGGTGAATGCAGAAAACAGGCAGAGATAGAAGGATAAGCAATACATCAGATTTCAGCTTGCATTTTGACCAATAAAAACTCCATTGACTGTAAGTGTTTAACAGGAATGCTCAAATGAGGCACAAATATAACTTTTTGAATGACCGGAATGTGTTGAAGACTGAAGAAGAAACCAATAGGTAAAGAAGATCTAAAAGAAAGTTTATGGCTGTAAAGGCTTTTCACGTTCAACGATTTAAAGCAgttaaattttttagaaaataaaacaaatgatAAAAGTAGTAGAGAATAAAGCAGCAACTGTTCAAAAAGAAAACCAGAATCTGCCCTTCTTCAGTTTCTGTCATAAACATTTACATTTAAAAAACTCAAAGAAGTTTCTTAAGCAGCGAAGACAAAGTCGATTTCTAATATTAAAAGCTATGAAATACCTTCAGAAGTCCATAGATGAATATAGTCAACAGAATCTTATGCATAAGCAGAGGAATTTGATGCAGGATACAAAATAGATTACCTTAAGAAGCAATCACCTGTGAAATGTTTAGGTAGAATGTTGTAGGAGCTTTAATGCGAAATGACGTGGAAAACAGATTATGTAGGAACACTTGCATTTTCCATTTCCATCTGCTTCATCCACAATGACCACTTAACAGCCTCTAAGAACTTATCATTCTTTCTTAAAGCAGTGATCAGATTGCTGTAAGTTATCCTATCAGGCTCTATCCCATTTCCTCGCATTTCCTTGATCAAACCTACAGCATCCTCGACCATTCCAGCAATTCCATACGCCTTAATCAATGTGTTATAACTGCACAAATCAGGTCCTAGTCCACATTCTTTCAGTTCTGTCAGCACAGCAGCAACTTCATCAATCCATCTTCGTTCCCCATAAATATTGATCATAATGTTGTATGTATAGTGGTCGGAAGCACAATTTGATTCCTTCATCCTCTGCAATACACTTCGAAATTTCTCCATTTCGCCTTCTTTCCCATATGCATCCAACATGCAATTATAGGCTTCAAGGGAAACTGAAAAACCATTGAACTGCATTTCTCGAATGGTTGATGACATATTCTTGAAGTCCTTATTTTGACCATATGCAGATATAATTGTATTGTAAGAGATTACATCTACCAAACCTCGAGTTTTTGCCATCCAGAATAGTTTCTTGACCTTCCTGAAAAGTTTGGCTTTACCATAAACATCAAGCATGACGTTGAAGGTTATAGTATTAGGAGCAAAACCATGGTGAAGCATTCGATTAAAAATCTTGGAAAGCTCATCAACTGGCAAAGCACGTGCACAACAGTTAATGACACAGTTATACATTTCCTGATCCCAGGAAATACCGCTCTTCAAAATTCTATAGTAAAGATTCATTAATTTTTCCTGCATGTTGCACTTTTGATAAATCCGAAGCATGTCACGAAACAGATAAATGTCTGGGACAATGTCTTTCTGCTTCTCCATCATTTGTAGAACGCTGCAGGCATCTTTTAAAGATCCAGCTTTAACATACATTCTTACAACAATGCTAAAGCCAATCATGTCCAAGGCAACTCCTGAAGATTTTAACTTCAAATAGAGTTTTTCTGCTTCATTGAAGTGGCCCATGACACTGTAAATGTCAATCATTGTACACATTATATGCAAATTTGGCTTGTTTTCAGAGTTAGGTATTTGAGAAAATATCTTAACCGCATTTTCAAGATCATCCAACTCCTTGCAAGAGCAAATTAATAAATGATACAGGTTATCTTCAAAAACTGGATCCTTCCACCTTTTGCTCCCTAACACTTTAATTGCATCATTCACTAATCCACTTTTCACATAAGCCATGACTAGAATGGAACAAGAAGTTTGGTCGTCTAAAACATGTTGATAGAAAGACCCAGTTATAACAAGAGGAACTTTATAGATCCTCTCAGCCTTCTCATATGCTTGCAAAACAGTACCTAGGATTGAAGAATGTTGGCACCTCATCTTGAGCATATCATCAAGTGTTCTAATGGCACCCTCTTCATCCCCATGCTTTGCTTGCAAAGTTAGCAGCGTGTACAAGTTAGATGAGTTAGGCTTGAATCCGAGCTGTTTCATAGCCCTGTAATACCATGCTGCTTCTTTATAATTGCCAGTTCGCCCCCAGCCCTCAATCATGGAACGGTAAGTTGTACCATCAGGTTCTAATCCAACTTGCCGGATGCTCAGGAATACACGTTGAGCTGCATCCATATTTGATGCTCTTCCATACCCTGTGATCAGTGTATTGTATGCAACAATATTTGGAGAAAAGCCTGCTTCTTGCATTGAAACCAATACCTGCTCAGCCTCCTCTAACTTGCCACTTTGACTATAAGCATTAAGCATCACCAACCAATTCTCAAGATTCAATGCGACTTTATCTTCTCTCATAAAGCTGATAACCTCTTCCGCTTTGTCATACAAACTCAACCGTG
Above is a genomic segment from Gossypium arboreum isolate Shixiya-1 chromosome 8, ASM2569848v2, whole genome shotgun sequence containing:
- the LOC108467752 gene encoding pentatricopeptide repeat-containing protein At4g30825, chloroplastic isoform X2, whose translation is MVRQAKCDSGCELDFQVFNTIIYACSKRGLVEMGAKWFRMMLEHGVQPNVATYGMLMGLYQKGWNVRDAEFALSQMRSSGIVCQSAYSAMITIYTRLSLYDKAEEVISFMREDKVALNLENWLVMLNAYSQSGKLEEAEQVLVSMQEAGFSPNIVAYNTLITGYGRASNMDAAQRVFLSIRQVGLEPDGTTYRSMIEGWGRTGNYKEAAWYYRAMKQLGFKPNSSNLYTLLTLQAKHGDEEGAIRTLDDMLKMRCQHSSILGTVLQAYEKAERIYKVPLVITGSFYQHVLDDQTSCSILVMAYVKSGLVNDAIKVLGSKRWKDPVFEDNLYHLLICSCKELDDLENAVKIFSQIPNSENKPNLHIMCTMIDIYSVMGHFNEAEKLYLKLKSSGVALDMIGFSIVVRMYVKAGSLKDACSVLQMMEKQKDIVPDIYLFRDMLRIYQKCNMQEKLMNLYYRILKSGISWDQEMYNCVINCCARALPVDELSKIFNRMLHHGFAPNTITFNVMLDVYGKAKLFRKVKKLFWMAKTRGLVDVISYNTIISAYGQNKDFKNMSSTIREMQFNGFSVSLEAYNCMLDAYGKEGEMEKFRSVLQRMKESNCASDHYTYNIMINIYGERRWIDEVAAVLTELKECGLGPDLCSYNTLIKAYGIAGMVEDAVGLIKEMRGNGIEPDRITYSNLITALRKNDKFLEAVKWSLWMKQMEMENASVPT
- the LOC108467752 gene encoding pentatricopeptide repeat-containing protein At4g30825, chloroplastic isoform X1; translation: MLTSLTRLKHIRVEPANVPDPNPVDRDTPFSSENELVNENPKLVEGRKGQNREKGITRNVGFRFGSRRNGNEVEKGDLFVCRNSGLDVDYTAIKPDLNLEHCNSILKRLEKSNDGNALRFFEWLRSNGKLDGNVMAYRLVLRVLGRRQDWDAAEIMVRQAKCDSGCELDFQVFNTIIYACSKRGLVEMGAKWFRMMLEHGVQPNVATYGMLMGLYQKGWNVRDAEFALSQMRSSGIVCQSAYSAMITIYTRLSLYDKAEEVISFMREDKVALNLENWLVMLNAYSQSGKLEEAEQVLVSMQEAGFSPNIVAYNTLITGYGRASNMDAAQRVFLSIRQVGLEPDGTTYRSMIEGWGRTGNYKEAAWYYRAMKQLGFKPNSSNLYTLLTLQAKHGDEEGAIRTLDDMLKMRCQHSSILGTVLQAYEKAERIYKVPLVITGSFYQHVLDDQTSCSILVMAYVKSGLVNDAIKVLGSKRWKDPVFEDNLYHLLICSCKELDDLENAVKIFSQIPNSENKPNLHIMCTMIDIYSVMGHFNEAEKLYLKLKSSGVALDMIGFSIVVRMYVKAGSLKDACSVLQMMEKQKDIVPDIYLFRDMLRIYQKCNMQEKLMNLYYRILKSGISWDQEMYNCVINCCARALPVDELSKIFNRMLHHGFAPNTITFNVMLDVYGKAKLFRKVKKLFWMAKTRGLVDVISYNTIISAYGQNKDFKNMSSTIREMQFNGFSVSLEAYNCMLDAYGKEGEMEKFRSVLQRMKESNCASDHYTYNIMINIYGERRWIDEVAAVLTELKECGLGPDLCSYNTLIKAYGIAGMVEDAVGLIKEMRGNGIEPDRITYSNLITALRKNDKFLEAVKWSLWMKQMEMENASVPT